In the genome of Natronomonas salina, the window CTGGACTCGCGGGCGGACTGGGCGATCCCGTCCCCCTGGCGGACGCCCCCGCGACCCTGTCGGCGGCGATCACGGGTCCGTCCACGGAGATCGTCCAGGACGTGTCGCTGGAGCCCGACGCCGATCAGACGATCCTGCGGGGAAGCGACCACCGGTCGATCGCCTACGTCCCCGTCGTCAATCGGTCGTCCCTCTACGGGGTCGTCGCGATCGCGGCCGACGAGCCGGACGTGTTCGGCGACGGCGAGCGGGAGGTCCTCGGGGAGCTCGGCGAGCTGATCGGCGCGGCGATCACCGCCACCCGGCGGGAGCGTGCGCTGTTCGGGGACGACGTCGTCGAACTCGAGTTCGAGGTCACGAGCGGCGATTCGCTCGTCGGCGGCCTCTCGTCGGCGGTCGACGATCGCGTCGACGTCGAGAGCATCCTCGAGACGGGCGACGACGCGCTCTCGATGTTCGTCACGGTCCCCGGCATCGACGCCGACCGGATCGACGAGGTCGGCGCGGAGCACGCGAACGTCCGGTCGGTCGAGGCTGTCGACGAACGCCGCGGCCGCTACGAGATCGTCGTCGACCGGGCGCCGCTGATCGACGACCTGACCGACCTGGGAGCCTCCATGGGCCGGATGTGGGGGGAGGCCGGGCGGGTCCGGTTCGCCATCGAGTTCCCCGGGGACGTCGACGTCCGCCGGTGCGTCGCCCTGATGGACTCGGCCTACGAGTCGACCTCGCTCGTGGCCCGTCGGGAACTCGTCGGCGATGCCGGCACGGACCGCTTCGGCGCTCCGATCCCGGAGGACCTGACCGACCGCCAGCGCGAGGTGCTACGGGTCGCGTACGAGACGGGGTTCTTCGAGTGGCCCCGGGCGCGGACCGGCGAGGAGGTCGCCGAGCGCCTCGACATCTCCCAGTCGACGTTCACCGAGCACCTGCGGTCGGGCGAGCGGAAGGTCTTCGAGGCGCTGTTCGGAGACCCGACCTGAACCGCAGGGCGCCCGGAGCGACACGGCTATCCGCGTCGACCGAGTAGCGGGGCCAATGAGTCGACCGAGTCCCGACGCCTACGAGCAGGGCCGGGGGATGGACGCCCACAACGAGGTGATGCGGGAGGTCCGCTCCCGCAACGATAAGACGTACGACCCGACGGAGCCGACGCGGGTGTGGCTCGACGAGGACAACACCCCGGACGGGGTCCGCCAGTCGCTGACGATCATCCTCAATACCGGCGGCTGCCGGTGGGCCCGGGCCGGCGGCTGCACGATGTGCGGCTACGTCGCCGAGTCCGTCGACGGCGGCAGCGTCGGTCACGAGAACCTGATGACGCAGGTCCAACACTGCCTGGACCACGAGGCGGAGAACGCCGAGGCGGAGGCCGGTCTCATCAAGATCTACACCTCCGGGTCGTTCCTCGACGAGCGGGAGGTCCCGGCGGAGACGCGGGACGCCATCGCCGAGACGTTCGCCGACCGCGACCGGATGGTCGTCGAGTCGCTGCCGGACTTCGTCGACCGCGAGAAGCTCCGGGAGTTCACCGACCGCGGCGTCGAGACCGACGTCGCCATCGGCCTCGAGACGGCGACCGACCGGGTGCGCCACGACGCCGTCAACAAGTACTTCGACTTCGAGGAGTTCGAGGCGGCCTGCGAGGAGGCCCGGGCGGCCGGCGCCGGCGTCAAGGCGTACCTCCTGATGAAGCCCCCGTTCCTCGCGGAGCCGGACGCCGTCGCGGACATGGAGCGGTCGATCCGCCGCTGCGCGGACGTCGAGGGCTGCCACACGGTCTCGATGAACCCCTGCAACGTTCAGCGGCACACGATGGTCGAGGAACTGTACCACGACGGCGGCTACCGGCCGCCGTGGCTCTGGTCGATCTGCGAGGTCCTTGAGTCGACCGCGGACGT includes:
- a CDS encoding archaeosine biosynthesis radical SAM protein RaSEA, with the protein product MSRPSPDAYEQGRGMDAHNEVMREVRSRNDKTYDPTEPTRVWLDEDNTPDGVRQSLTIILNTGGCRWARAGGCTMCGYVAESVDGGSVGHENLMTQVQHCLDHEAENAEAEAGLIKIYTSGSFLDEREVPAETRDAIAETFADRDRMVVESLPDFVDREKLREFTDRGVETDVAIGLETATDRVRHDAVNKYFDFEEFEAACEEARAAGAGVKAYLLMKPPFLAEPDAVADMERSIRRCADVEGCHTVSMNPCNVQRHTMVEELYHDGGYRPPWLWSICEVLESTADVDAIVVSDPVGHGSDRGPHNCGECDDLVQRAIKDFDLRQDPSVFAEVSCECEDTWAYVMDEETTFNQPLVR